The following coding sequences are from one Prochlorococcus sp. MIT 1314 window:
- the neuC gene encoding UDP-N-acetylglucosamine 2-epimerase produces MKSILALSGSRADYYLQRPAFKKFCNSNKYKLNLIVTGGILEEKEGKTLEDIINDNINICGKIKSLKFENKNHIEEISNISCKVDKIIKSIKPDLALVYADRYESFAFALATFHADLINFHVEAGDITEGGTYDDQLRHCISKISHIHACSTYKGTEVLQNFGEEKWRIKQIGLLSYGDMKIIPLKESKIVAHQLKLKDDRPLVICTMHPIPRSEQITEYEIEEVLKGLEIFSKEVQADIIITSPNPDKGNQIIFRKIQQKISNIHNCQYIESLGGYRYHSLLGLARKKSVTLCGNSSSIIKEAPFFKANGLNIGIRQTGREKASTQIDIKADANEIYKNLLALSKFMPKEVVNPYSNKNSCNLLYEHVDGILNSKSRNEILFKKWA; encoded by the coding sequence ATGAAGAGTATCTTAGCGTTATCAGGCAGCAGAGCTGATTATTATTTGCAAAGGCCTGCATTTAAGAAATTTTGCAACAGTAATAAATACAAACTAAATCTTATTGTTACTGGCGGAATTCTTGAGGAAAAAGAAGGCAAAACTTTAGAGGATATAATCAACGATAATATAAATATTTGTGGGAAAATAAAAAGTCTGAAATTTGAAAATAAAAATCACATCGAAGAAATATCGAATATTTCGTGTAAGGTCGATAAAATTATAAAATCTATTAAACCAGATTTAGCTTTGGTATATGCTGATAGATATGAAAGTTTTGCATTTGCTTTGGCAACATTCCATGCCGATTTGATAAATTTTCATGTTGAAGCTGGAGATATCACCGAAGGGGGAACTTATGACGATCAACTAAGGCATTGTATTTCGAAAATTTCACATATCCACGCTTGTTCAACTTATAAAGGTACGGAGGTCCTACAAAATTTTGGAGAGGAGAAGTGGAGAATCAAACAAATAGGTTTATTGAGTTATGGTGATATGAAAATAATTCCATTAAAGGAATCGAAAATAGTGGCTCATCAATTGAAATTAAAAGATGATAGACCTCTTGTGATTTGTACTATGCATCCTATTCCTAGGTCTGAACAAATTACTGAATATGAAATTGAAGAGGTATTAAAGGGATTAGAAATTTTCTCAAAAGAAGTTCAAGCTGACATAATAATAACCTCCCCAAATCCTGATAAAGGGAACCAAATAATATTTCGGAAAATTCAGCAAAAAATATCAAACATTCATAATTGTCAATATATTGAGAGCTTAGGAGGTTATAGATACCATTCTTTATTGGGCCTTGCCAGAAAAAAAAGTGTTACTTTATGTGGTAATTCCAGCTCTATAATCAAGGAAGCTCCTTTTTTTAAAGCAAATGGGTTAAATATAGGTATTAGACAAACTGGAAGAGAAAAAGCCTCCACACAAATAGATATAAAGGCAGATGCAAATGAAATTTATAAAAATTTGCTTGCACTATCTAAGTTTATGCCAAAAGAAGTTGTAAATCCCTATAGTAATAAAAATTCCTGCAATTTATTATATGAACATGTTGATGGAATACTTAATAGTAAAAGTAGGAATGAAATTCTATTCAAAAAGTGGGCATGA
- a CDS encoding ABC transporter ATP-binding protein: protein MKNKNFKFKGKLFLKLKNLIDFDLILILTKFLNGERKFELLGILILMTIASIAEIIALASVLPFLTLVIGGTREFGSGLINTLFELMIGDNTNPIIQKIRVVLIFCGLNIVSGILNLLNEFFYGRISARIGIDLAKKTHSSTFTNNFKNIKIDKPDKITSNLTQDITRTINVYRFYIQMLSSAFQSFSVLFVVLSLKVSETYFFAVILILSYVTLTAFSKRKLRVLSKVIAEVNTNQIASINYSFANARENILRNNLSSIFKAYIKQETKLRLASANTIFFSAFPKYIFGPIGICSIGLFSLILSMRVNSYEILISVVGALALSMQKLLPAMQNIFRMWTGIQSNMAPVYRLKERIKFNNNITNYSKESSTKYSIFKTFPSIEFINCIVKYPSIDKNIRIPNIKLDSLSKVGLIGSSGSGKSTLLDVLAGIIIPTSGEVLLNDRSFKYNQDILRKWRNSIAYLAQDYYLESSTILENILANSDLNKNKLDEVLEVAQVSEFLKKLPNGLDTIVGNRGLLLSGGQRQRIAICRALYRPFSLLILDEATSSLNKKLEKQIINNIFSQYKEKSIIIATHNQNVLESCNEVYDLDKLVKNK from the coding sequence ATGAAGAATAAAAACTTTAAATTTAAAGGAAAATTATTCTTAAAGCTTAAGAATTTAATTGACTTTGATTTAATTTTAATACTTACTAAATTTTTAAACGGCGAAAGGAAGTTTGAGTTATTAGGAATTTTAATCCTTATGACTATCGCCAGTATTGCTGAAATAATTGCTTTAGCGTCGGTATTACCATTTTTAACCTTAGTTATTGGTGGGACAAGGGAATTTGGTAGTGGTTTAATAAATACTCTTTTTGAATTGATGATAGGAGATAATACAAATCCAATAATTCAGAAGATTAGAGTAGTTTTGATTTTCTGTGGACTTAATATAGTATCAGGAATATTGAATTTACTGAATGAATTTTTTTATGGAAGAATATCTGCAAGAATAGGTATTGATTTAGCAAAAAAAACCCACTCAAGCACATTTACAAATAATTTCAAAAATATAAAAATTGATAAACCTGACAAAATAACTTCGAATCTTACTCAAGACATTACAAGAACAATAAATGTCTACAGATTTTATATTCAAATGTTATCTTCTGCATTTCAAAGCTTTTCGGTTTTATTTGTTGTTTTATCTCTAAAAGTTAGTGAAACCTATTTCTTTGCTGTTATTTTGATACTATCCTATGTCACTTTAACTGCATTCTCCAAAAGAAAACTTAGAGTCTTGAGTAAGGTTATTGCCGAAGTAAACACTAATCAAATTGCTTCTATAAATTATTCTTTCGCAAACGCAAGAGAAAATATCCTAAGAAATAATTTAAGTTCTATATTTAAAGCCTATATAAAACAAGAAACAAAATTGAGACTTGCGTCAGCGAATACAATATTCTTTAGTGCTTTTCCTAAATATATTTTTGGACCGATTGGTATTTGCTCAATTGGTTTATTTTCATTAATTTTATCTATGCGCGTCAACTCATATGAAATACTTATTTCAGTAGTGGGGGCTTTAGCATTATCAATGCAAAAATTATTGCCTGCAATGCAAAATATTTTTAGAATGTGGACAGGGATTCAATCTAATATGGCCCCTGTATATAGATTGAAAGAGAGGATAAAATTTAACAATAATATTACTAATTATTCAAAAGAATCTTCTACGAAATATTCCATATTTAAAACCTTCCCTTCAATAGAATTTATCAATTGCATTGTGAAATATCCTTCAATTGATAAAAACATAAGAATTCCAAATATTAAGTTAGATTCTTTATCAAAGGTTGGCTTAATTGGTTCTTCAGGAAGCGGCAAAAGTACCTTATTAGATGTTCTTGCTGGAATAATTATTCCAACATCAGGCGAAGTTTTATTAAATGACAGAAGTTTCAAATATAACCAAGATATTTTAAGAAAATGGAGAAATTCAATTGCCTATTTAGCTCAAGATTATTATTTAGAATCATCTACTATTCTTGAAAATATATTAGCCAATTCAGACTTAAACAAAAACAAATTAGATGAGGTTTTAGAGGTTGCACAAGTCAGTGAATTTCTTAAAAAGTTACCTAATGGTCTTGATACTATTGTGGGTAATAGAGGTTTATTATTAAGTGGAGGACAGAGGCAAAGAATAGCAATTTGCAGGGCACTTTATAGACCTTTCTCTCTATTAATTTTGGATGAAGCAACAAGTTCATTAAATAAAAAACTTGAAAAACAGATAATTAATAATATTTTTAGCCAGTATAAAGAAAAATCAATAATAATAGCGACACATAACCAAAACGTTTTAGAAAGTTGCAATGAAGTATATGATCTAGATAAATTAGTAAAAAACAAATAA
- a CDS encoding N-acetylneuraminate synthase family protein → MKIGKLDIGISFRPKIIAELGINHNGSLDEAKKLAELAAINGADIIKSQLHIPNAEMSEEATKVIPSHCDKSIFHIMEDCSLTIDEEYELKNFIEKLNVEYLCTPFSAKAAEFLGEFGVKAFKVGSGECNNFHVLKTIANYQKPMIISTGMNTYESCKKTYSFVKGSLKTEVILMHTTNLYPTPYELVRLGGLKELQELAGYDNVGLSDHTVSNLACLGATALGAVILERHFTDSFDREGPDIINSMDPGQLSSLREESELMFQMRGGTKEKSLIEEQNTRDFAFATLVAIRDINIGEKLTEENCVPKRPSKGDIFASEYYEYLGRVSNQKIKNGSHILKKWIN, encoded by the coding sequence ATGAAAATAGGCAAACTTGATATTGGCATTAGTTTTAGACCAAAAATTATAGCTGAGCTTGGAATAAATCATAATGGATCATTAGATGAAGCCAAAAAACTTGCTGAGTTAGCTGCTATCAATGGAGCAGATATTATAAAGAGTCAATTACACATACCTAATGCTGAGATGTCAGAAGAGGCAACAAAAGTTATCCCTTCACATTGTGATAAGTCTATCTTTCATATAATGGAAGACTGTTCTCTCACAATTGACGAAGAATATGAACTAAAGAATTTTATTGAGAAATTAAATGTCGAGTATTTATGCACTCCTTTTTCAGCCAAAGCTGCAGAATTTCTTGGAGAATTTGGAGTAAAAGCTTTTAAAGTTGGCTCTGGAGAATGTAATAATTTTCATGTCTTAAAGACGATTGCTAATTATCAAAAACCAATGATAATTAGTACTGGGATGAATACTTATGAGAGCTGTAAAAAGACATATTCTTTTGTCAAAGGAAGTCTTAAAACAGAAGTTATATTAATGCATACAACAAATTTATATCCCACTCCATATGAATTGGTTAGGCTTGGAGGCTTAAAAGAACTTCAAGAGCTAGCAGGTTACGATAATGTTGGATTATCAGATCATACAGTTTCAAATCTGGCATGCTTAGGAGCTACTGCCCTTGGAGCTGTAATTTTAGAAAGACACTTTACTGACTCCTTTGATCGAGAAGGACCTGATATTATCAATTCCATGGATCCAGGGCAATTGTCTTCATTAAGAGAAGAAAGCGAATTAATGTTTCAAATGAGAGGGGGTACTAAAGAAAAATCCCTTATAGAAGAGCAGAATACAAGAGATTTTGCATTTGCCACTTTAGTCGCTATAAGAGATATAAATATTGGAGAAAAATTGACAGAAGAAAATTGCGTGCCTAAAAGACCATCTAAGGGTGATATCTTTGCTAGTGAATATTACGAATATCTTGGCAGAGTTTCAAATCAAAAAATAAAAAATGGATCCCATATTCTAAAAAAATGGATTAATTAG
- a CDS encoding glycosyltransferase, whose product MELKKITYVSSSEIPSNSANSIQVIRQCFELSKLGYEIDIYFSTKIEKKFLKKEIKKKYGLSHVNFILNPTKTYLGITNNFFILINFCLSLISKKNLGTILTRNFYVSFLLTLLKKKHIFEVHHVEENFMKRFLQIFAISGKDTKVVYISDALRTFMSKKIRKKKLSSFQIVLPDASDIQSNKALFPEYLHFDSLIDDMKSRGFFICGYFGTLNMGKGVERIIDISQKDKNNFFIIAGSGEASKYLKNKKFKNLIYLGCLPCDVSRHFQRKCNVLLMPYQKIVKVGSRGLDTARWMSPLKMFEYMSTNVPIISSDLNVIKEVLSNEINCILCSAENTEMWVKSIKRLKEDNKLGSEIANNAFKDLISKYTWDIRTKKLISLISKN is encoded by the coding sequence ATGGAATTAAAAAAAATTACATATGTTAGTTCAAGTGAAATCCCTAGTAATTCTGCAAATTCAATTCAAGTAATAAGACAATGTTTTGAATTATCTAAATTAGGTTATGAGATTGATATTTATTTTTCAACGAAAATTGAAAAGAAATTTCTAAAAAAAGAGATTAAAAAAAAGTATGGATTGAGCCATGTTAATTTTATTTTAAATCCAACAAAAACATATTTAGGAATCACAAATAACTTTTTTATATTAATAAATTTTTGCTTATCTCTCATATCGAAAAAAAATTTAGGCACAATCCTGACTAGAAATTTTTATGTTTCATTTTTACTAACCTTACTCAAGAAAAAGCATATATTTGAGGTTCATCATGTGGAAGAAAACTTTATGAAAAGGTTTTTACAGATTTTTGCTATCTCTGGTAAAGATACAAAAGTTGTTTACATATCAGATGCACTTAGAACTTTTATGTCCAAAAAGATTAGAAAAAAGAAATTATCTAGTTTTCAAATTGTCCTCCCTGATGCCTCTGATATTCAAAGTAATAAAGCTTTGTTCCCTGAATATTTACATTTTGACTCTTTAATAGATGATATGAAATCTAGAGGATTTTTCATATGTGGTTATTTTGGAACTTTAAATATGGGTAAAGGCGTTGAAAGGATTATTGATATTTCTCAAAAAGACAAGAATAATTTCTTTATAATTGCAGGTTCCGGAGAAGCCTCTAAATATTTAAAAAACAAAAAATTCAAGAATTTAATATACCTTGGATGTTTACCTTGTGATGTATCCCGTCATTTTCAAAGAAAATGCAATGTACTTTTGATGCCTTATCAGAAAATAGTTAAAGTTGGTTCCAGAGGTTTAGATACTGCTAGATGGATGTCACCTCTAAAAATGTTCGAGTATATGTCGACAAATGTTCCTATTATTAGTTCTGATCTTAATGTGATTAAAGAAGTTCTCAGCAATGAAATTAATTGTATTTTATGCTCAGCAGAAAATACAGAAATGTGGGTTAAATCTATTAAGAGATTGAAAGAAGATAATAAATTAGGAAGCGAAATAGCTAATAACGCTTTTAAAGATTTGATCTCTAAATATACTTGGGATATAAGAACTAAGAAGCTTATTTCTCTTATTAGCAAAAATTGA
- a CDS encoding surface carbohydrate biosynthesis protein encodes MRIALIPIESTTREIQSKLLISSELFKNGWIVILGKKKFIFDLTKLLKDCIFLDKGYSKKESEKLFINLKKRNHKIISLDEEGAIDAEGIKNLDNRYTPELFKYCSKVLFWGLKQKNHYAKTKSQKEKSIVTGHPRFHKRNKKDVNLNKSYILVCTNFGWGNNYLGDKWIVKNYQSRIKRIKDLILNDKFKLEIVKKILIELNNKKLKTVLRIHPEENTNYYKKLISANKLDNFIRLDNQNTVTECIEKSRLVIHCDSTAGLDAYLQSKKVYSFNNKKILDQSLICQLPCLVSENYNLNEIIDHKRSFIHLNHDSKINECFKNLNSQMDSIKEIVDAFNTISPKKIIKTKLKLTIVIFCLIVSIKNTLSDLIHIIIYRKKIISDLKFKGFYRYIKSKLNFKKKKWLPPRILCNNFGIWI; translated from the coding sequence ATGCGAATAGCTCTTATCCCAATTGAAAGCACAACAAGAGAAATTCAAAGTAAATTGCTAATATCTTCCGAACTTTTTAAAAACGGCTGGATAGTTATATTAGGTAAAAAGAAATTTATATTTGACTTAACTAAGCTACTAAAAGATTGTATTTTCTTGGATAAAGGATATAGCAAAAAAGAAAGTGAGAAATTATTTATAAATTTAAAAAAAAGGAACCACAAAATTATTAGTCTTGATGAAGAGGGAGCTATAGACGCAGAAGGCATAAAAAATCTTGACAATAGGTATACGCCTGAATTATTTAAATATTGTTCAAAAGTTTTATTTTGGGGCTTAAAACAAAAAAATCATTACGCAAAAACAAAATCTCAAAAAGAAAAATCAATAGTTACTGGACATCCTAGATTTCATAAAAGAAACAAAAAAGATGTAAACCTCAATAAATCCTACATTCTTGTTTGTACAAATTTTGGTTGGGGAAATAATTATCTTGGCGATAAATGGATTGTAAAAAACTATCAGTCAAGGATAAAAAGAATAAAAGATTTAATCCTAAACGATAAATTTAAGTTGGAAATTGTTAAAAAAATTCTTATCGAACTTAATAATAAGAAGCTAAAAACTGTACTAAGAATTCATCCAGAAGAAAATACAAATTACTATAAAAAATTAATTAGTGCAAATAAATTAGATAATTTTATACGGTTAGATAACCAAAATACTGTAACCGAGTGTATTGAAAAATCAAGATTAGTTATCCATTGTGATTCAACTGCAGGATTAGATGCTTATTTACAATCTAAAAAAGTATATTCTTTTAATAATAAAAAGATATTAGATCAATCTTTAATATGCCAATTACCATGCTTAGTTAGTGAAAATTATAATTTAAATGAAATCATTGATCATAAAAGATCATTTATTCATTTAAATCATGATTCAAAAATAAATGAATGTTTTAAAAATTTAAATTCACAAATGGATTCCATCAAAGAAATAGTAGATGCATTTAATACTATTTCTCCAAAAAAAATAATAAAAACTAAATTAAAATTAACCATAGTAATTTTTTGCTTGATAGTATCTATAAAGAATACATTGTCAGATTTAATACATATAATTATCTATAGAAAAAAAATTATTTCAGATTTAAAATTTAAGGGATTTTATAGATACATAAAGTCAAAATTAAATTTCAAAAAAAAGAAATGGCTACCTCCAAGGATTTTATGTAATAATTTTGGAATATGGATTTAA
- a CDS encoding SDR family oxidoreductase has product MIKTLILGCNGLLGKEVSRNCMKREDYLIGIDIVEKPELNIFDNYIKYDLLKINDFHQIKNLFFNLFDKESDIINIIDCTLINKNKSTETIQEIQNFWHGMISLQVLLAKAAGSFCIKNKKNINLVFTSSVKAFRAPKFSHYEDLGMETQVEYGMAKAALNLLVKDTTVRYKPFLRCNAVAPGGIKGEKHNPIFLERYEESCTQKGLVNPSSVANMIELITSESSEFSGQVIVIDNGWSLL; this is encoded by the coding sequence ATGATTAAAACTTTAATTCTTGGTTGTAATGGACTTTTAGGTAAAGAAGTTTCAAGAAATTGTATGAAAAGGGAAGATTATTTAATTGGTATAGATATAGTTGAAAAACCTGAATTAAATATATTCGATAATTACATAAAGTATGATTTGCTGAAAATTAATGATTTTCATCAAATTAAAAATTTATTTTTTAATTTATTTGATAAAGAAAGTGACATTATAAATATTATCGATTGCACTTTGATAAATAAAAATAAATCTACTGAAACTATTCAGGAGATCCAAAATTTCTGGCATGGGATGATATCTTTACAAGTTTTATTAGCCAAAGCCGCTGGAAGTTTTTGTATAAAAAATAAAAAAAATATAAATTTAGTTTTTACAAGTTCAGTTAAAGCATTCAGGGCTCCAAAGTTTTCTCACTATGAAGACTTGGGGATGGAAACTCAAGTTGAATATGGTATGGCTAAGGCTGCTTTAAATCTTTTAGTTAAAGATACAACTGTAAGATATAAACCATTTTTGAGATGTAATGCTGTTGCCCCTGGAGGGATAAAAGGTGAAAAGCATAATCCAATATTTTTAGAAAGATATGAAGAAAGTTGTACACAAAAAGGTTTAGTTAATCCTTCCTCTGTAGCTAATATGATTGAATTAATTACTTCAGAATCTTCAGAATTTTCAGGGCAAGTTATAGTTATTGACAATGGTTGGAGTTTATTATGA
- a CDS encoding sugar phosphate nucleotidyltransferase, whose protein sequence is MKDHFCVNKKASLKEILSVLNNYKFCVVIDNNEVCLGTITDGDIRRALITNSLENLNALEICNKNYIRVNKEIDVPFSKGINYVPLVDENNIYLSTLENESFENNNSKSIFVIMAGGLGSRMGKLTHKTPKPLIPLNNKPLIVHIIEKARKYGFEEIYIIVNYLKDKIKNYLLDGKKYGVKIKYIDEFSKRGTAGSLDSKLLKEFDKVLLTNSDVISDLDLLALFKFHSSRKNDFTMAVKQYLRKSEYGLVKTDGFSIVNFSEKPVNIEYVNSGVYVLNKSIINLISKDEKIDIPELCIRSINKGLKTEIYPFTDDWHDIGNQLKLEEISNTYKDKN, encoded by the coding sequence ATGAAAGATCATTTTTGTGTAAATAAAAAGGCTTCTTTAAAAGAAATATTATCAGTTCTCAATAATTATAAATTTTGTGTTGTTATAGATAACAATGAAGTATGCTTGGGAACAATTACTGACGGGGATATCAGAAGAGCTTTAATAACAAATTCTTTGGAGAATTTAAATGCTTTAGAAATTTGCAATAAAAATTACATTAGGGTTAATAAAGAAATTGATGTCCCCTTTTCTAAAGGCATAAATTATGTCCCATTAGTTGATGAAAATAATATATATTTATCCACTTTGGAAAATGAATCATTCGAAAATAATAATTCTAAAAGTATTTTTGTAATAATGGCGGGTGGATTGGGATCTAGGATGGGGAAATTAACTCATAAAACTCCTAAACCTCTAATCCCTTTAAACAATAAACCCTTAATAGTACATATTATAGAAAAAGCCAGAAAATATGGCTTTGAAGAGATTTACATAATAGTTAATTACTTAAAAGATAAAATAAAGAATTATTTGCTTGATGGAAAAAAATATGGTGTAAAAATTAAATATATAGATGAATTTAGTAAAAGGGGCACCGCTGGTAGTTTAGATTCTAAATTATTAAAAGAATTTGATAAGGTTTTACTAACAAATTCTGATGTAATTTCTGATCTTGATTTGCTAGCTTTATTCAAATTTCATTCTTCAAGAAAGAATGATTTCACAATGGCAGTAAAGCAATATTTGAGAAAAAGTGAATATGGTTTAGTAAAAACAGATGGATTTTCAATTGTTAACTTTTCTGAAAAACCTGTAAATATTGAATACGTTAATTCTGGTGTATATGTTTTGAATAAAAGTATTATAAATTTAATATCAAAGGATGAAAAAATAGATATTCCTGAATTATGCATTAGGTCAATAAATAAAGGTTTAAAAACAGAAATATATCCTTTTACAGATGATTGGCATGATATAGGAAATCAACTTAAACTCGAAGAAATATCAAATACATATAAAGACAAAAATTAG
- a CDS encoding acylneuraminate cytidylyltransferase family protein: MVTIGAIFARGGSKGIPDKNLQKINGKSLVQIAIDHLKASKVCEEIFVCSDDERILNIGRSNFINIFLRNKNNCGDNSSEVDAWKEFCHYLLALKKISVTDNLLIAPTTSPLREVKTLKEIVKLVLNNPNSDGAIVIKKAERHPDFNILKKMNNSNYLQNYSGLKREVNRQSCEKAYDMTTVCYCIKVSSILKCNSLFDLKILGLEKKKKECIDIDTTFDLELAKILMSK, encoded by the coding sequence GTGGTTACAATAGGAGCAATTTTTGCAAGAGGGGGATCAAAAGGAATCCCTGATAAAAATTTACAAAAAATTAATGGAAAAAGTTTAGTACAAATTGCAATAGATCATCTAAAAGCAAGTAAAGTATGTGAGGAAATTTTTGTTTGTAGCGATGATGAAAGAATATTAAATATAGGAAGATCAAACTTTATAAATATTTTTTTAAGAAATAAGAATAATTGTGGTGATAATTCATCTGAAGTTGATGCCTGGAAAGAATTTTGTCATTATTTATTAGCTTTAAAAAAAATAAGTGTTACAGATAATCTTTTAATTGCTCCAACTACCTCTCCATTAAGGGAAGTGAAAACTCTAAAGGAGATAGTAAAATTAGTTCTTAATAATCCAAACAGTGATGGTGCAATTGTAATAAAAAAGGCTGAAAGACATCCAGACTTTAATATTTTAAAAAAGATGAATAATTCAAATTATCTTCAGAATTATTCTGGGCTTAAAAGAGAAGTTAATAGACAATCATGTGAAAAAGCTTATGATATGACGACAGTTTGTTATTGCATTAAGGTATCTTCTATCCTAAAGTGCAATTCATTATTCGATTTGAAAATCCTTGGATTGGAAAAGAAAAAAAAGGAGTGTATTGATATTGATACGACTTTTGATCTTGAATTAGCAAAAATACTAATGAGTAAATGA
- a CDS encoding GDP-mannose 4,6-dehydratase, producing MKVLVTGAGGFIGSHLVAELVKKGFDVIPMIKYSSKVNYGNLEESIKLGNLDKNKIIIGDISDRSFIKEALIDVEAIFNLAALIGIPYSYKSPGSYVNTNIIGTMNILEEIKSTKKILIQTSTSEVYGSAQYIPIDESHPKVGQSPYSATKIACDELALSYEKSFDTDVRILRPFNTYGPRQSQRAVIPTIINQLLDDKREYIELGSLETTRDFNYVEDTCRAFSSILASNKCKGKVLNSASNFEVSINQVVIIIQEILGINKPIKQDNNRLRPKASEVERLFGDNSLIKSITGWQPEYGGLDGFKRGLEKTVEFYKSNKEPSGYYII from the coding sequence ATGAAAGTTTTAGTGACAGGTGCAGGAGGGTTTATAGGATCTCATCTGGTTGCAGAATTAGTTAAAAAGGGTTTTGATGTTATTCCTATGATTAAATATTCTTCTAAAGTTAACTATGGTAATTTAGAAGAATCTATTAAATTAGGTAATTTAGATAAGAATAAGATAATTATAGGCGATATATCGGATAGAAGTTTTATAAAAGAAGCTTTAATAGATGTGGAGGCTATTTTTAATTTGGCAGCTTTAATTGGTATACCTTATAGTTATAAATCTCCTGGATCCTACGTAAACACTAATATAATTGGAACTATGAATATTTTGGAAGAAATTAAATCCACCAAAAAAATCTTGATTCAAACTTCCACAAGTGAAGTTTATGGTTCTGCACAATATATTCCTATAGATGAATCTCATCCAAAAGTAGGACAATCGCCGTATTCAGCTACCAAAATTGCCTGTGATGAATTGGCTTTAAGCTATGAAAAGTCATTTGATACAGATGTAAGAATACTAAGACCTTTTAATACATATGGCCCAAGACAATCTCAAAGAGCAGTTATTCCAACAATAATAAATCAACTTCTTGATGATAAAAGAGAATATATTGAATTAGGTAGCTTAGAAACTACGAGAGATTTTAATTATGTAGAGGATACTTGTAGGGCATTCTCATCAATACTTGCTTCTAATAAATGTAAAGGTAAAGTTCTAAATTCTGCGAGTAATTTTGAGGTTAGTATTAATCAGGTAGTAATAATAATCCAGGAGATTTTAGGTATAAACAAACCTATAAAACAGGATAACAATCGTTTAAGACCTAAGGCTTCTGAGGTAGAAAGACTTTTTGGAGATAATTCTTTAATAAAATCAATTACAGGCTGGCAGCCTGAATATGGTGGATTAGACGGATTTAAGAGAGGTTTGGAAAAGACAGTAGAATTCTATAAATCTAACAAAGAACCAAGTGGTTATTACATAATATGA